A genomic stretch from Candidatus Schekmanbacteria bacterium includes:
- a CDS encoding acyl-CoA dehydrogenase family protein: MNFEFTEEQLMIKNTAKKFADEEIIPVARKNDTEKHFPREIINKMAELGLLGASMPSEYGGSGLDYISYALIAEEIGRGDSSVRTTVSVQVSLVEHTILKYGTEEQKRKYLPRLMSAEMIGCFALTEAEAGSDASNISTMAAYKNGKWIINGNKMWISNGGVSDIAILFAQADKSKKHKGITAFLVDTKSKGFSSYTIEGKLGLRASNTAALVLEDVEVPEDSVLGKVGDGFSIAMNSLNTGRYSVAAGCVGISSGCIDACVKYAKERKTFGKPIGSYQLVQEMIAKMVIERDAARLLVYRAGDLKNRGKKSILETSIAKYYASEAAFRAANDAIQIHGGYGYCDDFPVERYLRDAKVATIYEGTSQIQTLIIGEHVLGLRAYY; this comes from the coding sequence ATGAACTTTGAATTCACTGAAGAACAACTAATGATAAAAAACACAGCAAAGAAATTTGCTGATGAAGAGATAATACCGGTAGCAAGGAAAAACGACACAGAGAAACATTTCCCGCGTGAGATAATAAACAAGATGGCAGAGCTTGGGCTGCTCGGCGCATCTATGCCGTCAGAATACGGCGGCTCCGGGCTTGATTATATAAGCTATGCCCTGATTGCAGAAGAAATAGGAAGGGGAGACTCATCGGTTAGGACGACCGTATCGGTTCAGGTTTCCCTCGTAGAGCACACAATCCTTAAATACGGGACAGAGGAACAAAAAAGGAAATATCTGCCACGCCTGATGAGCGCTGAAATGATAGGATGCTTTGCCTTAACCGAAGCTGAGGCCGGAAGCGATGCATCGAACATCAGCACAATGGCAGCATATAAAAATGGTAAATGGATAATTAATGGAAACAAGATGTGGATCTCAAACGGCGGTGTTTCCGATATTGCCATACTATTTGCACAGGCTGACAAATCAAAAAAACATAAGGGGATCACTGCATTCCTCGTTGATACTAAATCCAAAGGTTTTTCCAGCTACACTATCGAAGGAAAACTGGGGCTGCGCGCAAGCAACACTGCTGCCCTTGTCCTTGAAGATGTGGAAGTTCCTGAAGACTCTGTCCTCGGCAAAGTGGGAGATGGTTTCAGTATTGCCATGAATTCACTTAATACTGGACGCTACAGCGTTGCTGCAGGCTGTGTTGGGATAAGCTCTGGATGCATCGATGCCTGCGTAAAGTACGCAAAGGAAAGGAAGACCTTCGGGAAACCTATAGGCTCCTACCAGCTCGTGCAGGAGATGATAGCCAAAATGGTTATCGAGCGGGATGCTGCAAGACTTCTTGTTTACAGGGCAGGCGACCTTAAAAACAGGGGGAAGAAAAGCATACTGGAAACATCGATTGCAAAGTATTACGCAAGCGAGGCAGCTTTTCGCGCTGCAAATGATGCAATCCAGATCCACGGAGGCTATGGTTATTGCGATGATTTCCCTGTAGAAAGATATTTAAGGGATGCCAAGGTGGCAACAATTTATGAAGGAACCTCGCAGATACAGACGCTCATAATCGGAGAGCATGTGCTCGGTCTTCGTGCTTATTATTAA
- a CDS encoding acetyl ornithine aminotransferase family protein, translating into MKKKKNKEKIPGPKASAFVKEDTHYISPSYTRCYPLVAVRGRGAIITDIDGNRFLDFSSGIGVTVTGHCHPEVIASISRQANELIHMSGTDFYYPSQMRLAKKLNTLVPGNYRKRVFFGNSGAESVEAALKLSRHHTGRQLVIGFLGAFHGRTLGALSLSASKTIQKKKFSPLVPGVFHVPYAYCYRCPQGLKYPGCCLACVSWIEEELFQHTVPSDEVAAIFVEPILGEGGYVVPPPGFLPALKKICRKYGILLVADEVQSGCGRTGKFLAIENFDTIPDIVTLAKGIASGLPLSATVASEKIMDWPPGSHASTFGGNPVACEASLATIKLLEENLMENAKAVGDYMKQCLLDMQKNHRLIGDVRGIGLMLGVELVKDRETKSRATEERAQILNLCFQKGLIILGCGTNSIRFLPPLIISRSQADKALSIFDDALSHVEEKGK; encoded by the coding sequence ATGAAAAAGAAAAAAAACAAAGAGAAAATACCGGGTCCAAAAGCCAGCGCATTTGTAAAGGAAGATACCCATTACATATCCCCTTCTTATACGCGTTGTTATCCTCTTGTCGCCGTAAGAGGGCGCGGCGCAATTATCACAGATATTGACGGAAACAGGTTCCTTGATTTTTCTTCCGGCATAGGAGTGACTGTTACAGGGCACTGTCATCCTGAAGTAATCGCCTCCATATCAAGGCAAGCCAATGAACTCATACATATGTCAGGAACGGATTTCTACTATCCGTCACAGATGAGGCTTGCAAAAAAACTAAACACACTTGTTCCGGGAAATTACAGGAAGCGGGTATTTTTCGGCAACTCCGGAGCTGAATCAGTGGAGGCGGCGCTTAAATTATCAAGGCACCATACGGGAAGGCAGCTTGTAATCGGTTTTCTCGGGGCTTTCCATGGAAGGACATTGGGCGCTTTGTCACTATCAGCAAGCAAGACTATTCAGAAAAAAAAGTTTTCCCCGCTCGTTCCGGGAGTCTTCCATGTCCCTTACGCTTACTGCTATCGGTGCCCGCAGGGACTTAAGTATCCAGGCTGCTGCCTTGCCTGTGTTTCATGGATAGAAGAAGAGCTTTTTCAGCATACTGTTCCCTCTGACGAGGTGGCAGCGATATTTGTGGAACCCATCCTGGGAGAAGGAGGATATGTTGTACCGCCCCCCGGTTTTTTGCCTGCTTTAAAAAAAATATGCAGAAAATACGGGATACTTCTCGTTGCCGATGAAGTTCAGTCGGGCTGCGGAAGGACCGGAAAATTCCTTGCGATTGAAAATTTCGACACTATACCCGATATCGTGACTCTGGCTAAAGGGATCGCATCGGGACTTCCGCTTTCGGCAACTGTTGCGTCAGAAAAAATAATGGATTGGCCCCCGGGAAGTCATGCAAGTACATTCGGAGGAAATCCTGTTGCATGCGAAGCTTCTCTGGCAACTATAAAGCTGCTTGAAGAAAACCTGATGGAAAATGCAAAAGCAGTGGGAGATTACATGAAGCAATGTCTCCTTGATATGCAGAAGAACCACAGGCTCATCGGCGATGTCCGCGGAATAGGTTTGATGCTTGGTGTGGAGCTTGTAAAAGACAGGGAAACAAAGTCCCGGGCCACTGAAGAAAGAGCTCAAATACTTAATCTTTGTTTTCAGAAGGGGCTTATAATACTGGGCTGCGGCACAAATTCCATCCGCTTCCTTCCTCCTTTGATAATAAGCCGCTCACAGGCGGATAAAGCTCTTTCGATTTTTGATGATGCTTTGAGCCATGTGGAAGAAAAGGGAAAGTAA
- a CDS encoding aldehyde dehydrogenase family protein codes for MKKHNNIIGGKYCPPASGKYFKNINPANTDDVIGLYAQSELSDVDKAVKSAKKCFKGWSSLPAQKRGEIILNAHNLLIKRKEEIAKIETREMGKTILETRGDVQEAIDTAFYMAGEGRRLFGFTTPSELTNKIAYTMRSPVGVAGIITPWNFPAAIPAWKIFPALICGNTVVFKPATDTPETARVFVELLMEAGLPEGVVNLVYGLGKEAGEAIVRHPDVSLVSFTGSSQTGKLIASLCGESHKRCSLEMGGKNGQIVLSDADIDLAVDGALWGAFATSGQRCTATSRLIIDRKVIKEFADKLLKRTMKLNVGNGMDASVDLGPIINQQQLEKIEHYVQIGKDIDRAKLLCGGEILNSGKHKKGFFYEPTIFADGKSCMTIAREEIFGPVVLIIPVNGINEAINALNSTSYGLSSSVYTKNVNHALRVVNEAESGIVYVNSPTIGAECHLPFGGFKNTGNGHRESGASALEFFSEIKTVYIDYSGRLQRAQIDTK; via the coding sequence ATGAAAAAACATAATAACATTATTGGCGGTAAATACTGTCCTCCGGCATCTGGAAAATATTTTAAGAATATAAACCCTGCGAATACAGATGATGTCATCGGTCTATATGCACAGTCTGAACTGAGTGACGTAGATAAGGCAGTTAAATCCGCAAAGAAATGCTTTAAAGGATGGAGCAGTCTCCCGGCCCAAAAGAGAGGAGAGATTATCCTTAATGCTCACAATCTCCTTATAAAACGTAAGGAAGAAATTGCGAAAATAGAAACCCGGGAAATGGGAAAAACAATTCTTGAAACGCGCGGAGACGTTCAGGAAGCAATCGATACTGCTTTTTACATGGCAGGAGAAGGGAGAAGGCTTTTCGGTTTTACGACTCCTTCGGAGCTTACAAATAAAATCGCTTATACTATGAGGTCTCCGGTCGGAGTGGCAGGGATAATCACACCATGGAATTTTCCTGCTGCCATACCTGCATGGAAGATTTTTCCGGCACTGATATGCGGGAACACCGTTGTTTTCAAGCCAGCAACTGATACACCTGAGACTGCACGGGTTTTTGTTGAGCTTCTTATGGAAGCAGGCCTCCCCGAAGGAGTAGTAAACTTAGTATATGGGTTAGGCAAAGAGGCAGGAGAAGCTATCGTAAGGCATCCTGATGTAAGTCTTGTATCTTTTACCGGCTCGTCTCAAACAGGAAAGCTCATAGCATCGCTTTGCGGTGAATCCCATAAGAGATGTTCCCTCGAGATGGGAGGAAAGAACGGACAGATAGTTTTAAGCGATGCAGATATTGATCTTGCAGTAGATGGAGCATTATGGGGAGCCTTTGCCACATCCGGACAGCGCTGCACTGCTACGAGCAGGTTGATTATAGACAGAAAAGTCATAAAAGAGTTCGCAGACAAACTTCTCAAAAGAACCATGAAACTTAATGTCGGCAACGGCATGGATGCTTCAGTTGATCTTGGACCAATAATAAATCAGCAGCAGCTTGAAAAGATAGAACACTATGTGCAGATAGGGAAAGATATAGACAGGGCGAAACTCCTGTGCGGAGGGGAAATATTAAATTCAGGAAAACATAAAAAAGGTTTTTTTTACGAGCCTACTATTTTTGCTGACGGCAAGAGCTGTATGACCATAGCGAGAGAAGAAATATTCGGTCCTGTCGTACTGATAATACCTGTTAACGGAATAAACGAGGCGATCAATGCATTAAACAGCACTTCATATGGGCTGTCTTCATCGGTTTATACGAAAAATGTGAACCATGCTTTGAGGGTTGTAAACGAAGCAGAATCCGGAATAGTCTATGTAAACAGCCCGACCATAGGCGCTGAATGTCATCTTCCCTTCGGCGGCTTTAAGAATACAGGCAATGGACACAGAGAATCAGGTGCATCTGCACTTGAATTTTTCAGCGAGATCAAGACAGTGTACATTGATTATAGCGGCAGACTTCAACGAGCCCAGATTGACACCAAATAA
- a CDS encoding TIGR00300 family protein, translating to MKKFQTKVRLSGHIIDSLTLPKTLDEILEHGCNYEIEEIKVGKNRNDTSSALIKISSGSQKALSSTLQRILKLGASQIEEKEAALRTATSYGVFPDDFYITTNLPTRIMIKEKWLTVKNICMDSGIKITDDFNHALCIKMGDVKKGDMIVTGHNGIHLTPMSRMRHSGIFEFMGSTVSPEKSKWLAIKHIAEDLKEVRSAKNGKILFVCGPAIIHTGARGYLESLILNGYVDIIFAGNGFATHDIEACLYGTSLGISLKEGIITKKGHEHHLRAINTIRKTGGIRQAVKKGIIKEGIMHACVKTNTDFILTGSIRDDGPLPEVVSDMKEAQRLLREKFKDVKLCIMIASMLHSIAAGNLLPASVKTICVDINPEVVTKLSDRGTCQAVGLVTDAELFLRELTIHLIKKAD from the coding sequence ATGAAAAAATTTCAAACAAAGGTCAGGCTCAGCGGACACATAATAGACTCGCTCACTCTCCCCAAAACCCTTGACGAAATCCTCGAGCATGGATGCAATTATGAGATAGAAGAAATAAAAGTCGGGAAAAACAGGAATGACACAAGTTCAGCGCTAATAAAAATATCGTCAGGTTCCCAAAAAGCGCTTAGCTCAACACTTCAAAGGATACTGAAACTCGGAGCCTCGCAGATAGAAGAAAAAGAGGCGGCACTGCGGACAGCAACTTCATATGGAGTCTTTCCCGATGATTTTTATATCACTACAAATCTTCCAACGCGCATAATGATAAAAGAGAAATGGCTTACCGTAAAAAACATCTGCATGGACAGCGGGATAAAAATCACCGATGATTTCAATCATGCCCTGTGCATCAAAATGGGCGACGTGAAAAAAGGGGACATGATAGTTACCGGACATAATGGAATTCATCTTACACCCATGAGCAGGATGAGGCATTCAGGGATATTCGAATTCATGGGAAGCACTGTGTCTCCTGAAAAATCCAAATGGCTTGCAATAAAACATATTGCAGAAGACCTGAAGGAAGTACGCTCTGCAAAAAATGGAAAAATACTCTTTGTCTGCGGACCTGCCATTATCCATACAGGTGCGCGAGGCTATCTCGAATCGCTCATTCTTAATGGATATGTTGATATAATCTTTGCCGGTAACGGTTTTGCAACGCATGACATAGAGGCATGCCTTTACGGCACTTCGCTGGGAATTTCGCTCAAAGAGGGAATTATTACGAAAAAAGGACATGAACATCATCTCCGCGCAATAAACACGATCAGAAAAACAGGCGGCATCAGACAGGCAGTTAAAAAAGGGATTATAAAAGAAGGCATAATGCACGCCTGTGTTAAAACCAATACTGATTTCATACTTACAGGTTCGATACGAGATGACGGCCCGCTCCCAGAGGTCGTATCAGACATGAAAGAAGCACAGCGGCTTTTGAGAGAAAAATTCAAAGACGTAAAACTTTGCATTATGATTGCATCAATGCTCCATTCAATTGCGGCAGGCAATCTTTTGCCGGCAAGTGTTAAGACAATCTGTGTTGATATAAATCCTGAGGTGGTTACAAAGCTTTCTGACCGGGGCACATGTCAGGCTGTCGGACTTGTAACAGATGCAGAGCTTTTCTTAAGGGAACTTACAATCCATTTGATTAAAAAAGCTGACTAG
- a CDS encoding amidinotransferase — translation MTSILMCPPDYYAIDYEINPWMHVRNKADQKKAKKQWENLHDIINNLGVKIEIIKPIKGLPDMVFTANAGLAFGRKFIKSNFRYKERKGEEKHFAGWFDKKGYEVFTIPRAIHFEGEGDILKIDDSFFAGYVIRSDIRAHEIISKITGKRVLSLELVNKRFYHLDTCFAPLSDKAIIYYPRAFDAFGRKVITKNIKTRIPVNAKDAARFCCNAVTIGETAIINSRCKDAKDNLKNHGMKVIETDLSEFIKAGGSAKCLVLFIDNC, via the coding sequence ATGACTTCCATACTGATGTGCCCTCCTGATTATTATGCCATAGACTATGAGATCAATCCATGGATGCATGTAAGAAATAAAGCTGACCAGAAAAAAGCAAAAAAACAGTGGGAAAATCTTCATGACATAATAAATAATCTCGGAGTAAAAATAGAGATTATCAAACCTATAAAAGGCCTTCCTGACATGGTTTTCACTGCAAATGCAGGACTTGCCTTTGGCAGAAAATTCATCAAGAGCAATTTCAGGTACAAAGAGAGGAAGGGAGAAGAAAAGCATTTTGCCGGGTGGTTTGATAAAAAAGGTTATGAAGTCTTTACAATCCCGAGGGCCATTCACTTTGAAGGCGAAGGAGACATACTTAAAATTGACGACTCTTTTTTCGCAGGCTATGTCATCCGCTCAGACATCAGGGCGCACGAAATAATCTCCAAAATCACAGGGAAACGCGTGCTTTCGCTGGAGCTTGTGAATAAAAGATTCTACCACCTTGATACCTGTTTTGCACCGCTTTCGGATAAAGCCATCATTTATTATCCGCGAGCATTTGATGCTTTTGGAAGAAAAGTCATAACAAAAAATATAAAAACAAGAATACCTGTAAATGCCAAAGACGCGGCAAGATTCTGCTGTAATGCAGTGACAATCGGGGAAACTGCTATAATCAACAGCAGATGCAAAGATGCAAAAGATAATCTTAAAAATCATGGCATGAAAGTGATTGAAACGGATCTTTCGGAATTCATTAAAGCAGGTGGAAGCGCCAAATGTCTGGTATTGTTTATTGATAATTGTTAA
- a CDS encoding response regulator: MIVDEEGDDGGVTLANQLEKKGYNVKLSNNGEKAWKELKKGNIEILISGIKATYLGGVELLRMIHENNINTDVIICTSYGDVESYIRSSKLGASEYLNKPVSADELEKIIKITSQRHLATLSTRVETEDRRKHPRFTISEPAFIINREKEKIRKIKGLVIDISLSGLLLESSCNLMKDEMVEIHPILAGKRIEASAVIRRVKKKTESAEGADLNHAGLEFVRLPNSDHDYIKVYLNSI, from the coding sequence ATGATTGTTGATGAAGAAGGTGATGATGGTGGTGTTACCCTAGCAAACCAGCTGGAAAAAAAAGGTTATAATGTAAAATTATCAAATAATGGTGAAAAAGCTTGGAAGGAATTAAAAAAAGGTAACATTGAAATATTGATCAGCGGTATTAAGGCAACATATTTAGGTGGCGTTGAACTTCTCAGAATGATCCATGAAAACAACATAAATACCGATGTCATAATTTGCACCTCTTACGGAGACGTTGAGAGCTATATAAGATCATCAAAGCTCGGCGCATCTGAATATCTTAATAAACCAGTTAGTGCAGATGAACTCGAAAAAATAATCAAAATAACTTCACAGAGACATTTAGCTACTTTATCTACAAGGGTTGAAACTGAAGACAGACGCAAGCATCCGCGATTCACAATTTCGGAACCGGCTTTTATAATAAACAGAGAAAAAGAGAAGATTAGAAAAATAAAGGGGTTGGTAATAGATATAAGTCTTTCCGGGTTGCTGCTTGAATCTTCATGCAATCTTATGAAAGATGAAATGGTTGAAATCCACCCGATACTTGCCGGAAAAAGAATAGAAGCTTCTGCGGTTATAAGACGCGTTAAGAAAAAAACCGAATCCGCTGAAGGAGCAGACCTAAACCATGCCGG